A genomic region of Candidatus Schekmanbacteria bacterium contains the following coding sequences:
- the nrfD gene encoding polysulfide reductase NrfD, protein MDVNVVYNTPYEMPLGYWIATYFYLTGLSAGSFVISVLSTLGGKTEFKPIGRIGALMAPILLVLAPSTLIVDLEQPLRFWHLFLYLNPKSPITYGSFLLTAYPINGIIYAYYLFTGRDKLAKRLGIIGIPLAIATHGYTGFILALGKGRALWSTALMPTLFIVSAMVSGFAMMIVLAAIRNKYFYGKMTSEQREADKTLICQLGTYLAFAILFDLFLVFNDILVLLTSTEEALRVAKLILFGDFSLEFVFVELIIGGLVPLVILLSPKFNKALGNTVFASLLTLLGVYSMRVVVVIAGQSLPLH, encoded by the coding sequence ATGGATGTGAATGTCGTATACAATACACCTTATGAAATGCCTTTGGGTTACTGGATAGCAACATATTTTTATCTTACAGGATTGAGTGCAGGTTCATTTGTTATCTCTGTTCTTTCTACCCTTGGCGGGAAAACAGAGTTTAAACCGATAGGGAGGATTGGCGCTTTAATGGCTCCAATACTCCTCGTGCTGGCGCCGTCTACCCTTATCGTTGACCTTGAACAGCCTTTGCGGTTCTGGCACCTTTTCTTGTACCTCAATCCGAAATCGCCAATAACATACGGAAGTTTTCTTCTTACTGCCTATCCGATAAACGGTATTATCTACGCATATTACCTCTTTACCGGAAGGGACAAGCTAGCCAAGAGGCTTGGTATCATAGGAATCCCTCTTGCTATTGCAACTCATGGATACACAGGTTTCATACTTGCCCTTGGTAAAGGAAGAGCTCTATGGTCAACGGCTCTCATGCCGACCCTCTTCATTGTTTCTGCAATGGTTTCGGGTTTTGCAATGATGATTGTCCTTGCGGCAATAAGGAACAAGTACTTTTACGGGAAGATGACATCGGAACAGAGAGAGGCAGATAAAACGCTTATATGTCAGCTCGGCACGTATCTTGCCTTTGCGATCCTCTTTGATCTTTTCCTCGTGTTTAACGACATCCTCGTCCTTCTTACATCGACGGAGGAAGCGCTAAGGGTTGCAAAGCTTATTCTTTTTGGTGACTTCAGTCTTGAGTTTGTTTTTGTCGAGTTGATCATAGGCGGGCTGGTGCCGCTTGTGATTCTGCTTAGTCCCAAGTTTAATAAAGCTCTGGGGAATACAGTTTTTGCTTCTTTGCTGACATTGTTGGGTGTTTACTCAATGCGCGTCGTGGTCGTTATCGCGGGGCAGAGTCTTCCTCTGCACTGA
- the phnD gene encoding phosphate/phosphite/phosphonate ABC transporter substrate-binding protein — MVKISGHLVGEKTTNLFILRLFFVFVIPFFLLISACEEKLIETQEHRIIPGAKKENKPIVKFGVISRYNPVLMYKRYQPIMDYLTENTPYKFELKLGSTYEETVEDLHYGETEVASLGGVTFVESWIAFGAKAILRSKNVSGKGFYYSDIVTREDSGINKLSDLKGKTFAFASIKSTSGNLFPRYLLWHNGIGLEDIKYVNLKHHDAVATGVLKGKYAAGALKDVEAEKYSRMGLKVISRSDPIPSVPIVVRSNADPEMVSWIKKALLKVNPVNTRDRNIVKDWDEEFKFGFMEARNSDYEIIRKMIEDIPVSCGGTCHPKNIFKNGARRIGKMDKSQD; from the coding sequence ATGGTTAAAATTTCAGGACATCTCGTTGGGGAAAAGACTACTAACCTATTTATTTTAAGACTTTTCTTTGTTTTTGTAATTCCCTTCTTTTTGTTGATATCTGCATGCGAAGAAAAGCTCATTGAAACGCAAGAACACCGGATAATTCCAGGAGCAAAAAAAGAGAATAAACCAATCGTTAAATTTGGAGTAATTTCCCGCTATAACCCGGTTCTCATGTATAAGAGGTACCAGCCTATAATGGATTATCTTACTGAAAATACTCCCTACAAATTTGAATTAAAGCTTGGTTCCACCTATGAAGAGACAGTTGAGGACCTTCATTACGGAGAAACCGAAGTTGCTTCACTTGGTGGAGTTACCTTTGTGGAGTCATGGATTGCATTTGGGGCAAAAGCAATACTGAGAAGCAAGAACGTCTCAGGCAAAGGGTTTTATTATAGCGATATAGTTACAAGAGAAGATAGCGGAATAAACAAACTCTCTGATCTAAAAGGCAAGACATTTGCTTTTGCATCAATAAAGTCAACATCAGGGAACCTGTTTCCGAGGTATCTTCTCTGGCACAACGGAATAGGTCTTGAAGACATAAAGTATGTTAACCTTAAGCACCATGATGCAGTAGCAACAGGGGTTTTGAAAGGAAAGTATGCTGCTGGTGCCCTTAAAGATGTTGAAGCTGAAAAATATAGCCGTATGGGACTTAAGGTTATTTCCAGGTCTGATCCAATACCTTCTGTTCCTATTGTTGTGCGAAGTAATGCTGATCCGGAGATGGTAAGCTGGATTAAGAAAGCCTTGCTTAAAGTTAACCCGGTAAATACCAGAGACAGAAATATTGTAAAGGACTGGGATGAAGAGTTCAAGTTTGGTTTTATGGAAGCTCGGAACAGCGATTATGAAATTATAAGAAAGATGATAGAAGATATCCCGGTAAGCTGCGGAGGCACTTGCCATCCGAAAAATATCTTTAAAAACGGAGCTAGAAGAATTGGGAAAATGGATAAATCTCAAGACTAA
- a CDS encoding cytochrome b N-terminal domain-containing protein, translating into MADNEHKDLEKRTSFREIINLISLTGFVYGPLDDRLSIREALEKNLKKPVPDHVNWLFCFGGVTFLLFIVQAFTGVLLLMYYQPTTAEAYKSVVHITNNVPFGWLMRGIHHWAANLMSVFCLLHMLRVFFYGAYKAPRDFNWVTGVMLLCVTLGFGFTGYLLPWNQISYWATTVGTEVPSAMPVAGDLIKMLIRGGSDISQATLTRFFAIHVLILPAAIAVFLISHFLMIRRQGISEAL; encoded by the coding sequence ATGGCTGACAATGAACATAAGGATTTGGAAAAACGGACAAGTTTCAGGGAAATTATAAACCTGATTTCACTTACTGGTTTTGTTTATGGTCCTCTTGATGATAGGTTAAGCATTAGAGAGGCTCTTGAGAAAAATCTTAAAAAGCCCGTTCCTGATCATGTTAACTGGTTGTTCTGCTTTGGCGGAGTGACATTCCTGCTTTTTATAGTTCAGGCTTTTACAGGAGTGCTTCTTCTCATGTATTATCAACCTACTACTGCCGAGGCTTACAAAAGTGTTGTTCATATAACGAATAATGTCCCCTTCGGATGGCTAATGCGCGGCATTCATCACTGGGCGGCAAACCTTATGAGTGTGTTCTGTCTTTTACACATGTTAAGGGTCTTTTTCTACGGAGCCTATAAGGCACCCCGCGACTTCAACTGGGTCACAGGGGTAATGCTCCTTTGTGTTACACTGGGGTTCGGTTTTACCGGATATCTCCTCCCCTGGAACCAGATATCGTACTGGGCAACAACGGTTGGTACAGAGGTCCCGAGTGCAATGCCGGTTGCCGGTGATCTCATAAAAATGCTCATAAGGGGTGGTAGTGATATTTCACAGGCAACACTTACAAGATTTTTTGCGATTCATGTCCTGATTCTGCCGGCTGCAATAGCAGTTTTTCTTATCAGTCATTTCCTTATGATCAGACGGCAGGGGATATCAGAGGCATTATAA
- a CDS encoding cytochrome c3 family protein yields the protein MLVCTLLLISSVIAVAPVFAENNGCVTCHRGLDGEAQKVVTQWETSIHKAEGIYCQDCHGGNPLVDDDMDKAMYQAKGFIGKPSKKAVPELCAKCHSDTVRMRKYNVRTDQYDQYKTSIHGIQLEKGDTNVAVCSNCHGAHDIKKVNDPGSSVYYTNVPDTCGKCHADSQLMSKYGIKAEQLALYKEGYHGQILYGKVKDKNPALVPNCATCHGTHGATPPGVKDVAEVCGSCHGTVLDKFREGPHYAALQKNGSPKCYDCHGSHKNKMLAPEMFQGVESGHCGACHQGNDIQQLAKDIYAVILDTKGEVDRANKEVLSIEYSGRNNQDIEDLMNEAGTYYKEIGPLTHSLNLEKINELKTKITANTDKVQQTVSEFKQGLDMRKKNLVYYLVIIVLIVILLYAKLRVVTDEYERTAKKKS from the coding sequence ATGTTAGTTTGTACTCTTTTGCTAATCAGCAGTGTAATAGCTGTTGCTCCTGTTTTTGCAGAGAACAATGGATGTGTTACCTGCCACAGGGGACTTGACGGAGAGGCTCAGAAGGTAGTTACCCAGTGGGAAACAAGTATACATAAAGCAGAAGGGATTTATTGCCAGGATTGTCACGGCGGCAACCCTCTTGTAGATGATGACATGGACAAGGCAATGTATCAGGCAAAAGGTTTTATAGGAAAGCCGTCTAAGAAAGCGGTCCCTGAACTTTGCGCGAAGTGCCATTCTGACACTGTAAGGATGAGGAAGTACAACGTAAGAACAGACCAGTATGATCAATACAAGACAAGTATTCACGGAATACAGCTTGAAAAAGGGGACACAAATGTAGCGGTCTGCTCAAACTGTCATGGAGCCCATGACATAAAGAAAGTAAATGATCCCGGCTCTTCGGTATATTATACCAATGTACCCGATACCTGCGGGAAGTGCCATGCGGATTCTCAGCTTATGAGCAAATATGGGATCAAAGCCGAACAGCTTGCTCTCTACAAAGAAGGGTATCATGGACAGATTCTTTATGGGAAAGTAAAGGACAAGAACCCTGCACTGGTTCCTAACTGTGCGACTTGCCACGGCACTCATGGCGCAACACCTCCGGGAGTTAAGGATGTAGCAGAGGTTTGCGGCAGCTGTCACGGCACAGTGCTCGACAAGTTCAGGGAAGGGCCTCATTATGCTGCACTGCAGAAGAACGGAAGCCCTAAATGTTATGACTGTCATGGAAGTCACAAGAACAAGATGCTTGCCCCTGAGATGTTCCAGGGAGTTGAATCCGGACATTGCGGCGCCTGTCATCAGGGCAATGACATCCAGCAACTGGCAAAAGATATTTACGCGGTAATACTGGATACTAAGGGCGAGGTTGACAGAGCTAACAAAGAAGTACTAAGCATAGAATATTCAGGAAGGAACAACCAGGACATCGAGGACCTTATGAATGAGGCGGGGACTTATTACAAGGAGATTGGTCCTCTTACCCATTCGTTGAACCTGGAGAAGATAAATGAGTTGAAGACAAAAATTACGGCGAACACAGATAAGGTTCAGCAGACTGTTTCGGAATTCAAGCAGGGACTGGATATGAGGAAAAAGAACCTTGTCTATTATTTGGTTATCATAGTTTTGATTGTCATCCTTCTTTATGCGAAGTTGAGGGTGGTAACGGATGAGTATGAGAGGACAGCAAAAAAAAAGAGTTGA
- the tatA gene encoding twin-arginine translocase TatA/TatE family subunit: MLGLGIQELLVILLIVFLIFGMRKLPEIGEGLGKGIKNFKSSLKEINSNQND, translated from the coding sequence ATGTTAGGACTTGGGATTCAGGAATTATTGGTAATTTTATTAATAGTTTTTTTGATTTTCGGAATGAGAAAACTTCCGGAGATAGGCGAAGGACTGGGGAAAGGGATAAAGAATTTCAAAAGCTCTTTGAAGGAAATCAATTCAAATCAAAATGATTAA
- a CDS encoding 4Fe-4S dicluster domain-containing protein: MAETKEKKTPRYAMVIDLRRCIGCHSCSVACKSENDVPLSVFRSWVKIIEKGQYPNVSRSFLPSLCNNCEKPICVQNCPTQASYQREDGIVMVDPHRCIACKYCIASCPYDVRFVNPIKRIVQKCYFCEHRVDQGIAPACVVTCLGHARIFGNIKDPDSEISKLLATNPVQVLKPDMATKPHVFYIAADLEVMDPMKGRE, encoded by the coding sequence ATGGCAGAGACTAAAGAAAAGAAAACACCAAGATATGCAATGGTGATAGATCTGAGGCGCTGTATCGGGTGCCACAGCTGTTCTGTCGCCTGCAAGAGTGAGAATGATGTTCCGTTAAGCGTTTTCAGATCATGGGTAAAAATAATTGAGAAGGGACAGTATCCGAACGTGAGCCGTTCTTTTCTCCCCTCGTTATGCAATAACTGTGAAAAACCGATCTGCGTACAGAACTGCCCTACACAGGCATCGTACCAGAGAGAGGACGGCATAGTTATGGTTGACCCTCACCGGTGCATAGCATGCAAGTACTGCATCGCATCATGTCCTTACGATGTCCGTTTTGTAAATCCAATAAAGCGGATCGTACAGAAATGTTATTTCTGCGAGCACAGGGTTGATCAGGGGATAGCGCCGGCATGTGTTGTTACATGTCTGGGGCATGCACGTATTTTCGGGAATATCAAAGATCCTGATTCAGAGATTTCAAAACTGCTTGCAACGAATCCGGTGCAGGTTTTAAAGCCTGATATGGCTACAAAACCGCATGTTTTCTACATTGCGGCAGATCTCGAGGTTATGGATCCGATGAAAGGGAGAGAATAA
- a CDS encoding sigma-54-dependent Fis family transcriptional regulator, which yields MTLKIMVVEDEEIKRETIKDFLEEKGFNILAFDNPVSTLSNIGNFDPDIVVSDLRLPSFDGITLMKKAKEIKPSLDFIIMTAFASVDTAVEAMKQGAFDYIKKPFELEELLVIIERLIKIKELKSENLLLKEKLEDKYDCCNIVGKSKEMRAVYELIDSVSDSSCTVLIKGESGTGKELVANAIHYNSVRKNGPFIKINCSVFNPNLLESELFGHEKGAFTGAIREKSGKFELAHRGTIFLDDIDDMPFDLQVKLLRVLQEREIERVGGNKPISVDVRIVAATKVDLKAKVQKGEFREDLYYRINVVRIDLPPLKARKEDISLLFNFFLKKYCEREKVNFPEISGAALTPLFSYNWPGNVRELENFTERLVTLNKSVRAIDEKMVRSFMPENESSFFGDVISLINESKSFIEIIDLAEKALLKWALREGNGNKTAAANLLKMKRTTFCDKLLKHGMEE from the coding sequence ATGACATTGAAGATTATGGTTGTAGAAGATGAGGAGATAAAGAGAGAGACTATAAAGGACTTTCTTGAGGAGAAAGGATTTAATATTTTGGCATTTGACAATCCTGTCTCCACACTCTCGAACATAGGGAATTTTGACCCTGATATTGTAGTGTCAGATTTAAGGCTTCCCTCCTTTGACGGGATAACCTTGATGAAAAAAGCAAAGGAGATAAAGCCTTCGCTTGATTTTATCATAATGACGGCTTTTGCCTCAGTTGATACAGCGGTTGAAGCAATGAAGCAGGGGGCTTTTGACTATATAAAAAAGCCCTTTGAGCTTGAAGAACTGCTCGTGATTATAGAAAGGTTAATCAAGATAAAAGAGTTAAAGTCAGAAAATCTGCTGCTTAAGGAAAAGCTTGAAGATAAGTATGACTGCTGCAATATTGTAGGCAAATCAAAAGAAATGCGGGCTGTCTATGAGCTGATTGATTCAGTTTCTGACAGCTCCTGCACTGTTCTCATAAAGGGGGAAAGCGGAACCGGGAAAGAACTTGTAGCAAACGCTATACATTATAATAGCGTTCGAAAGAACGGGCCTTTTATCAAGATAAACTGTTCTGTTTTCAATCCTAACCTTCTTGAATCTGAACTTTTTGGTCATGAAAAAGGAGCTTTTACAGGTGCTATAAGAGAAAAGTCAGGAAAATTTGAATTGGCTCATCGCGGGACAATCTTTCTTGATGACATTGATGACATGCCGTTTGATTTACAGGTAAAACTCCTGAGAGTATTGCAGGAAAGAGAGATCGAACGGGTCGGGGGAAACAAGCCAATATCTGTTGATGTTCGCATAGTAGCAGCTACCAAAGTTGACCTTAAAGCAAAAGTGCAAAAAGGTGAGTTCAGGGAAGACCTTTATTACAGGATAAATGTTGTAAGAATAGACCTTCCTCCTTTAAAGGCAAGAAAAGAGGATATCTCACTGCTGTTTAATTTTTTTCTGAAAAAATATTGTGAAAGGGAGAAGGTAAATTTTCCGGAAATTAGTGGTGCTGCATTGACTCCTCTTTTTTCATACAATTGGCCCGGGAATGTGAGGGAGCTTGAGAATTTTACGGAGCGGCTCGTGACATTGAATAAGAGTGTTAGAGCCATAGATGAAAAGATGGTGCGTTCATTTATGCCTGAAAATGAGAGTTCATTTTTCGGAGATGTCATTTCTCTGATTAATGAGAGTAAAAGCTTCATAGAAATAATCGATCTTGCTGAAAAGGCATTATTGAAATGGGCTTTAAGAGAAGGCAATGGAAACAAGACTGCTGCAGCTAACCTGTTAAAAATGAAAAGAACAACTTTTTGCGATAAATTATTGAAACATGGGATGGAAGAGTAA
- a CDS encoding molybdopterin-dependent oxidoreductase, with the protein MCAMKRRDFLKVSAAGASAYAMGNYIEKKIEAQELQMGGRSVSRTTEKERKGTFSTCLNCYARCGIMGFVEYRRITKLEGNPAHPNSRGRLCAKGQAGVNLVYDPDRILSPMKRVGKRGEGKWEKISWQDALDMTASKLKELKTEGHPEEFIFQSPRDITTQNLAKRFLHAYGSPNVFADAFLGGNNKKVAHMLSWGSDLDISDVANTQYILNFGSNPYEAFILRTSFVQRIVEARSERIDENKIHKPAKIVTFDARMSQTAGRSDEWHPIKPGTDAIVALAMANVIMEDGLYDREFIEKWTNYSPEKLALHLKRYTLDLAEKESGVPANDIRRVALEFAETKPATTISTGGVTKHVNGVYSERCIFLLNVITGNIDVKGGYCMPRCFALEDLAPAPQPPSAKSSILDRRESPFIAGEPEDQVLSKIAGGKYKCGVYMTYNYNPAYSVPDNVGAAAVLKDEKLIPFHVAIDSYYSETCDLADLILPSASYLERWELESPPAMNFIPFVSLRQPVVKPLGDSMAFTDIIIKLANVVGEGVAGAFPFKDSKDYVRQIASKIPGLDAAGGIDYLAQNGFWADSNVVPEYQSYKQKGFNTPSGKIEIYSERLEKAGFDPLPSYHPIEEHKSLKGDEFILVKFQYNVHTHDRTSNCMWLSEIIHHNGIWINADVAEKMGIKKEDMVKLTSKKGSITGKAWLTNGIHPQVIAVSDSCGHNKYGHVALAESFESEDPNTDFIWWEEEGNGVNPNPVIALKADPIGGGQSWMDTVVRISKA; encoded by the coding sequence ATGTGTGCAATGAAAAGAAGGGATTTTTTAAAGGTTTCTGCGGCAGGTGCTTCTGCTTATGCTATGGGAAATTACATAGAAAAGAAGATAGAAGCTCAGGAACTCCAGATGGGAGGCCGCAGTGTTTCAAGGACGACTGAGAAAGAAAGAAAGGGTACATTTTCCACATGCCTTAACTGCTATGCCAGGTGCGGAATCATGGGGTTTGTAGAATACAGGAGAATAACCAAGCTGGAAGGCAATCCCGCCCACCCGAACAGCAGAGGAAGGCTTTGTGCCAAGGGGCAGGCCGGTGTAAATCTCGTTTATGATCCTGACCGGATCCTGTCACCCATGAAGAGAGTGGGAAAACGCGGCGAAGGAAAATGGGAGAAAATATCATGGCAGGATGCTCTGGATATGACTGCTTCAAAGCTGAAAGAGCTTAAAACTGAAGGTCATCCGGAAGAGTTTATTTTTCAGAGCCCCCGCGATATAACCACACAAAATCTGGCTAAAAGATTTCTCCATGCTTATGGTTCACCCAATGTATTTGCTGATGCCTTTCTTGGCGGGAACAACAAGAAAGTCGCTCATATGCTTTCCTGGGGTTCTGATCTGGACATAAGCGATGTTGCCAACACACAATATATCCTTAATTTCGGCTCCAATCCTTATGAAGCTTTTATATTGAGGACAAGCTTTGTCCAGAGAATCGTAGAGGCGAGGTCAGAGAGGATTGATGAAAATAAGATCCATAAACCTGCAAAGATAGTTACCTTCGATGCGCGAATGTCTCAGACAGCAGGAAGAAGCGATGAATGGCATCCTATAAAGCCGGGAACTGATGCGATTGTGGCGCTTGCAATGGCGAATGTAATTATGGAAGACGGGCTTTATGATCGGGAGTTTATAGAAAAATGGACCAACTATTCTCCGGAGAAGCTCGCTTTGCATCTTAAGAGATATACCCTCGACCTTGCGGAAAAAGAGAGCGGTGTTCCTGCTAACGATATCAGGAGAGTCGCACTCGAGTTTGCCGAGACAAAGCCGGCAACTACCATATCCACAGGAGGGGTTACAAAACATGTCAATGGAGTTTACAGTGAACGGTGTATATTCCTTCTTAATGTTATTACCGGGAATATTGATGTAAAAGGAGGATACTGTATGCCGCGGTGCTTCGCGCTTGAAGATTTGGCACCGGCACCTCAGCCCCCTTCGGCAAAAAGCAGCATTCTTGACCGCCGTGAATCCCCGTTTATTGCCGGTGAGCCTGAGGACCAGGTTCTTTCAAAAATAGCGGGAGGAAAATATAAGTGCGGCGTTTATATGACTTATAACTATAACCCGGCGTATTCGGTTCCGGACAACGTAGGCGCTGCCGCTGTTCTTAAGGATGAGAAACTTATCCCGTTTCATGTTGCCATAGATTCGTATTACTCGGAGACTTGTGACCTTGCTGACTTAATCCTTCCGTCTGCAAGCTATCTTGAAAGATGGGAGCTTGAATCTCCACCTGCAATGAACTTTATTCCTTTTGTAAGTTTAAGACAGCCTGTTGTGAAGCCGCTGGGTGACAGCATGGCATTCACAGATATCATTATCAAGCTTGCAAATGTTGTCGGAGAAGGAGTTGCCGGAGCCTTCCCGTTTAAGGATTCAAAAGATTATGTGAGGCAGATTGCCTCAAAAATACCCGGGCTCGATGCAGCAGGCGGAATTGACTACCTTGCACAAAATGGCTTCTGGGCTGATTCAAACGTTGTTCCTGAATACCAGAGTTATAAGCAAAAGGGATTTAATACTCCTTCCGGAAAAATAGAGATTTACTCGGAACGGCTTGAAAAAGCAGGGTTTGACCCGCTTCCTTCATATCATCCCATAGAAGAACATAAAAGCCTTAAGGGGGATGAGTTTATACTTGTTAAATTCCAGTACAATGTCCATACCCATGACAGGACATCAAACTGCATGTGGCTTTCAGAAATCATCCATCATAATGGAATCTGGATAAATGCTGATGTTGCGGAAAAAATGGGAATAAAAAAAGAAGATATGGTTAAACTGACTTCCAAAAAAGGGAGTATTACAGGAAAGGCATGGCTTACTAACGGCATTCATCCGCAGGTAATTGCAGTGTCTGACAGCTGCGGGCATAACAAATATGGACATGTAGCTCTTGCTGAAAGTTTCGAAAGTGAAGATCCAAACACTGATTTCATCTGGTGGGAAGAAGAAGGGAACGGAGTTAATCCTAATCCCGTGATTGCTCTAAAAGCTGATCCCATAGGCGGCGGTCAGAGCTGGATGGACACTGTTGTAAGGATAAGCAAGGCATAA
- a CDS encoding IPT/TIG domain-containing protein — MLKRHRLWLIGFFILALSIPAYMVFSAGKPKVVTVTPSAGSLGKTVKIKIKGSNFTKTKGNNILNVEFNDSQLVVNSIKYKSSKLIEASVIIGPEATLGKKKIIVTNPNGKKYTKAGAFNVKSATVEIEDFTGSYVSIHNSTSQSYRNDCTNFACHFSIMTEKSLKASVPTFHMKKLSLPAIPGATKTVKCTYCHKTTDIVEGSAKNIRRNVDVELCVTCHKTKTYAKFYME; from the coding sequence ATGCTCAAGAGACACAGGTTATGGTTAATAGGGTTTTTTATTCTTGCCCTTTCAATACCTGCATATATGGTGTTTTCTGCAGGTAAACCCAAAGTCGTAACAGTGACACCCTCGGCAGGCTCTCTCGGCAAGACTGTCAAGATAAAGATCAAGGGATCTAATTTTACAAAGACTAAAGGGAATAACATATTAAATGTAGAATTCAATGATTCCCAGCTAGTTGTAAATTCTATAAAATATAAGTCCTCCAAGCTTATCGAGGCAAGTGTGATAATAGGACCTGAGGCAACATTAGGGAAAAAGAAAATTATTGTAACCAACCCCAACGGGAAGAAATATACAAAGGCAGGTGCTTTCAATGTTAAATCAGCGACTGTTGAAATAGAGGATTTTACAGGTTCCTATGTTTCAATTCATAACAGTACTTCTCAATCTTACAGGAACGACTGCACAAATTTTGCGTGCCATTTCAGCATTATGACTGAAAAAAGTCTTAAAGCATCGGTACCTACATTTCATATGAAAAAGCTTTCGCTTCCGGCAATTCCGGGGGCAACCAAAACTGTCAAATGTACATATTGTCATAAAACAACTGATATTGTTGAGGGCTCTGCCAAGAACATCCGCAGGAATGTTGACGTTGAGCTGTGTGTGACATGCCATAAGACTAAAACGTATGCAAAGTTTTACATGGAATAA
- a CDS encoding HAMP domain-containing histidine kinase, translating to MGKWINLKTKFLISTSLIIILVLAVTGYIQKETQKELLVGKVLENGRILVESIAMSCANTLLYQELGLIEEGGLLDNFIDELMEKKELHIQYAIIANENNQVIVSNDFKMHGTMLKDIVSLNSFNSDRTIEQVYYDSITKSEVLDISSPLSIAGKRWGTLKVGFSLDFVRPVLYYYYRRIILIGLAAIVLSVITINYIFSRLTGPLISLSGKIKGISSADDFSRIEVKSRDEVGTLTEEFNSFMERLKEARENVHEAQRRMIAQEKFSSLGRLSAGIAHEINNPLDGIKDCVQMLESGVRDEEKRKKYFRMTRDGLKRIEEIVRGLLDFAREHPFDMREVSISDILFSSTELLKYKLREKKINLSVENILTNPVIRTDTAKLQQVLINLLMNSIESLEHKNSGEITLRVYDCRRNEVNFAAIEVQDNGAGIKDEDKDKIFEPFFTTKGPREGTGLGLSISLGIVEAHGGKMEFESEYGNGTLFRVLLPQ from the coding sequence TTGGGAAAATGGATAAATCTCAAGACTAAGTTTCTCATATCAACCTCCCTCATTATAATATTAGTGCTTGCTGTTACTGGTTATATTCAAAAAGAGACGCAGAAGGAGCTTCTTGTCGGGAAAGTACTGGAGAATGGCCGTATCCTAGTAGAGTCAATAGCCATGTCCTGTGCCAACACCCTGCTCTATCAGGAACTGGGACTGATAGAGGAGGGCGGTCTCCTTGATAATTTCATAGATGAGCTTATGGAGAAAAAAGAACTTCATATACAGTATGCAATAATAGCCAATGAGAACAACCAGGTGATAGTGAGCAATGATTTTAAGATGCATGGTACGATGCTTAAGGACATTGTAAGCCTGAATTCTTTCAATTCTGACAGAACAATCGAGCAGGTATATTATGACAGCATCACTAAAAGCGAGGTTCTTGATATATCATCGCCGCTTTCCATTGCCGGTAAAAGATGGGGGACACTGAAAGTTGGTTTTTCTCTCGATTTTGTGAGGCCTGTCCTTTACTATTACTACAGGCGGATTATTCTCATTGGGCTTGCTGCCATAGTTTTGTCTGTCATCACGATTAATTACATTTTCAGCAGACTGACCGGACCTCTTATAAGCCTTTCTGGAAAAATAAAAGGGATAAGCAGTGCTGATGATTTTTCGAGGATCGAAGTTAAAAGCAGGGACGAAGTCGGAACACTTACTGAGGAATTCAACAGCTTCATGGAGAGGTTAAAAGAAGCAAGAGAGAATGTTCATGAAGCTCAGAGGAGGATGATAGCTCAGGAGAAGTTTTCGTCTCTTGGCAGGCTATCTGCGGGAATAGCTCATGAGATAAACAACCCTCTTGACGGGATAAAGGACTGTGTGCAAATGCTTGAGAGCGGAGTCAGGGATGAGGAGAAAAGAAAAAAATATTTCAGGATGACGCGTGACGGCTTGAAGCGGATCGAGGAAATTGTAAGGGGATTGCTTGACTTTGCCCGTGAACACCCCTTTGACATGCGGGAAGTCAGCATATCAGATATATTGTTTTCAAGCACCGAGCTTTTGAAATATAAACTGCGCGAAAAAAAAATAAATCTGTCAGTCGAAAACATACTGACTAACCCTGTTATAAGGACAGACACTGCAAAGCTGCAGCAGGTTTTGATTAATCTTTTGATGAACAGTATAGAGAGCCTTGAGCATAAAAATAGCGGAGAAATAACACTGCGCGTCTATGATTGTAGAAGGAACGAAGTAAACTTTGCCGCAATAGAGGTTCAAGATAATGGTGCCGGTATCAAAGATGAGGACAAGGATAAGATTTTTGAACCTTTTTTTACAACCAAGGGACCGCGTGAAGGCACCGGGCTCGGACTCTCGATAAGCCTTGGCATTGTTGAAGCGCACGGCGGTAAAATGGAGTTTGAAAGCGAATACGGGAATGGTACTCTTTTCAGGGTACTGCTCCCGCAGTGA